The sequence CAGCGGCCAGCTTGCCAAGCTCTACCAGGTTCATCCCAACTCGATCAGCCAGTGGAAGCAGACGTTCCTGGAGCGCGGCCCCGAGCTCTTCGCGCGGGACGCCGCGGCCGGGGAAAGTGAGCGTCGCCTGGCCGAGCTGGAGCAGCTCCTGGGCAAGAAGGAGATCGAGATCGCCCTTTTAAAAAACTTCTTGGGGCGCAGCAGCTAACCCGGGAGGCGAAGGTGGAGCTCGTGCAGCAGGTGCAGCCAGCCTTCGGGCTCTCCGCGGCGCTCACGGCCATTGGCCTGCCGCGGTCGACCTGGTATTGCCGCCAGCGACAGCGTGGCTACGAGCAGAAGCATGCCTTGCTGAAGGCACCGTTGCTCGCGATCGCCGAGGACTACCCCGAGTACGGCTATCGGCGGGCGACGGACGAGCTCAGCGAGCGGCTCGAGCGGCCGGTCAACCACAAGGTCGTTCAGAAGCTCAATCGGCTTTGGAGCTTGGCGCTGCTGCGGCGACCGCCAGCGCCGAAGGCGAACCCGATCCGGCGGACGATTCTCGCCGCGGGCACGCGGGCCAATCTCGTCGCCGGGCTCGAGGACATTGGTCCCTTTGCCGTCAGCTACACCGACTTCACCGAGCTGGTCTTCCGGCAGGGGAAAGCCTGGCTGATTCCCATCCTCGACCACACGACGAAGCTGGTGCCCGGGTGGGCACTCGGCCTGTCAGCGAATACGGACATCGCGCTGATGGCCTGGGCGCTCGCCAAGGAGACGCTGGCTGAACTCGGCTGGTCGGTTGAGGAGATGATCATGCACCACGACCAGGACTCGGTCTTCACGAGCTACGCCTGGACTGGGCAGCTGCTGTTGCGCGACAAGGTGCGGATCTCGTACGCTCTACGTGGCGCGAAGGACAACCCCGAGATGGAGTCCTTCAACAGCCGCTTCATAGGGAGAGAATGGCTCGCTCTTCAGCGAGGCGGAGACCTTCGAGGACCTGCTGGCCCTCGTTGGCGAACGGATCGGACACTACAATCGCAGGAGGAGGCACTCAGCGCTGGGCAACCGGGCGCCGTGGACTGTCGCCAGGGCCCTGATGCCCGAACGCTGATCACAATAGCCGGGGGTCAGACCTGTCCAAGATTTGGGGTGCACCGCCGACAGCGCGCAAGAAGGAGCATGATTTCGGGCAAGAGCGGGTGGTGGCGTCGGGAATCCCGTTGTCGCGCGTGCTGGCTGGCAGTATAATCGTGCCCGTATGCACCCGGAGCTGATGATGGTTTTGATCGCACGCTCGGCTCTGCGCACCGCTGTTCGACTTGGGTCCTTGGGTGTGGGGTCGCGCGACAGTCGGGACTAACATCGAGCCAGCGAAACGAATCGACATGCCACCACCCCTTCACTGGCTCTCGGGCATCTCAACTTGGGAGGTCGTCCTTTGAAGAAATCGCTCATGATGG comes from bacterium and encodes:
- a CDS encoding transposase; the protein is MPRGKRRYPAKLKFQVVLEALRGEKTSGQLAKLYQVHPNSISQWKQTFLERGPELFARDAAAGESERRLAELEQLLGKKEIEIALLKNFLGRSS
- a CDS encoding IS3 family transposase encodes the protein MELVQQVQPAFGLSAALTAIGLPRSTWYCRQRQRGYEQKHALLKAPLLAIAEDYPEYGYRRATDELSERLERPVNHKVVQKLNRLWSLALLRRPPAPKANPIRRTILAAGTRANLVAGLEDIGPFAVSYTDFTELVFRQGKAWLIPILDHTTKLVPGWALGLSANTDIALMAWALAKETLAELGWSVEEMIMHHDQDSVFTSYAWTGQLLLRDKVRISYALRGAKDNPEMESFNSRFIGREWLALQRGGDLRGPAGPRWRTDRTLQSQEEALSAGQPGAVDCRQGPDARTLITIAGGQTCPRFGVHRRQRARRSMISGKSGWWRRESRCRACWLAV